A region of the Clostridium estertheticum subsp. estertheticum genome:
AACAGAAACATCTTTGCTATCTTGTACCAATGTGGAAGGAAGCTCTTGATTTTGATACTTTTGCAAATGGTAAAGATTCAAATGTAAGTAAAATAGTTGATGGAAGTTTGTTTAAAACAAAATACGGTGGGGTAGCTGCGGTATCAAACATTGGAGGGAGTGAATGTTGGACAGGACATCCTTTAGCGCAAGCAAATCTTTATGGTTATGGGAGACTTATATGGAATACATTTTTAAGCTCAGATGAAATTGCTAGAGAATGGGTAAAACTAACATTTGGTGCTGAAAAAGATGTTGAACAAATCATAGTAGATATATTACTGGAATCTAGAGAAGTTTACGAAAAATACACTTGCCCACTGGGTGTCGGTTGGATGGTTAATCCAAATCACCATTATGGTCCAAGCGTTGAAGGGTATGAATACTCACCTTGGGGCACCTATAATTATGCCGATTACAAAAGCATTGGGGTAGATAGAACTGTTGCTACTGGAACAGGGTATATAGGTGAATATGAACCAACAGTCGCTGACAAATTCGAAAACCTAGCAACTTGCCCAGAGGAGCTACTTTTATTTTTCCATAATGTTTTATATTCATATAAACTTAAAACAGGAAAAACTGTTATTCAGCATATATATGATACCCATTTTGAAGGGGTAGAGAAAGTTGATGAGTTCATAAATAAGTGGGAGACACTCCAAAACAAAATAGATAGTAAAATATTTGATTTAGTAATGGAAAAGTTTCAAATCCAAAAGAAAGATTCAAGAGAATGGCGAGATGTTGTAAACACTTATTTTTATAGAAAAACAGGAATAGATGACTTATATAAAAGAAAAATATACTAAACATTAGTGGATCTAATAATATTTAAATTAAAAAAGGGAGAGGATGATTTTTATGAAAGTTATACCAAAATATAAAAATGAAAATCTAAGTTTTGAGCAGCGTGCTAAGGACCTTGTATCTAAAATGACACTTTTTGAAAAGGTAAGTCAAATGACTTATAATTCAGCTGCAATAGATAGACTTTGCATACCTTCATACAATTGGTGGAATGAAGCACTACATGGCGTTGCTAGAGCTGGGGTTGCTACAATGTTTCCACAGGCTATTGGCATGGCAGCTACTTTTGATGAAGAGTTAATATATCAGGTTGCCTGCGTTATATCAACTGAAGGAAGGGCTAAATACAACGAATCACAAAGGAAAAATGATCATGATATTTACAAAGGGTTAACTTTCTGGGCTCCCAATATTAATATTTTTAGAGATCCTAGATGGGGACGCGGGCATGAGACATATGGTGAAGATCCTTACTTAACAGGTAGATTAGGTGTGGCATTTATAAAAGGTTTGCAAGGAAATGATAAAAGATATATGAAGTCAGCTGCTTGTGCAAAACATTTCGCAGTGCATAGTGGCCCCGAGGCAAAAAGACATAGTTTTAATGCAGTAGTGTCGAAAAAAGATCTTAGGGAAACATATCTCCCTGCTTTTAAGGAAGCTGTAAAAGAGGCTAATGTTGAAGCTGTTATGGGTGCATATAATAGGACTAATGGAGAACCATGTTGTGGAAGCAAAACACTTCTAAATGATATTCTTAGGGATGAATGGGGGTTTAAGGGACATGTAACATCTGATTGTTGGGCTATAAAAGATTTTCATGAAGGCCATGGGATTACAAGCAATGCTGTAGAGTCGGTGGCTCTTGCAGTGAATAACGGTTGTGATTTAAATTGTGGAAATATGTATTTAAACCTTTACCTTGCTTATAAAGAAGGAATGGTAACTGAAGAAACTATTGATAAGTCAGTCATTAGACTAATGAACACAAGAATGAAACTTGGTATGTTCGATGATCCAACAAATGTTCCGTTTGCAAAGATTCCTTATGAGAAGAATGATAGTAAGGAGCATCTAGAACTAGCTCTAGATGTATCTCGCAGGACAATGGTTTTATTAAAAAATGAGGATAATATGCTACCATTAAATAAAAATAAAATAAAATCTATAGCTGTAATTGGTCCAAATGCAAACAGTAGAGATGCGTTAATAGGCAACTATTATGGTACATCATCAAAATATGTCACAGTGCTAGAGGGATTTCAACAAGTTGTAAATCCAGATACCAGAGTTTATTACGCACAGGGTTGCCATCTCTTCAAAGATAAGGTTGAAAATCTTGCAATGCCTGAGGATAGAATAGTAGAAGCAGTTTCTGCTGCACAGAGATCAGATGTAGTAGTTATGTGTTTAGGGCTTGATGCCAATATAGAAGGTGAAGAAGGTGATGATTCAAATGCTCAGGCAGGTGGAGATAAAATGGATTTGAACCTTCCTGGATTACAGCAAAAACTATTAGAAGAGGTATATAAAACAGGTAAACCTATTATTCTTGTACTTTTATCAGGAAGTGCTCTTGCAATTAATTGGGCGGACGAGCACATACCTGCAATTGTTCAGGCTTGGTATCCAAGTGCACAGGGAGGTAATGCTATAGCTTCATTAATTTTTGGAGAATATAGTCCATCAGGAAAGTTGCCTGTGACCTTTTACAAATCTACGCAGGAACTCCCAGATTTTGAGGATTATGCTATGAAGAATAGAACTTATAGATATATGGAAAACGAAGCACTTTATCCCTTTGGATATGGCCTTAGTTATAGCAAGTTTGAATATAGTAACCTTAGGATTAGTAAGACAGAAATTGAAGTTAATGAAACCGTTAACCTTAGTGTAACAGTGAAAAATATTGGGAAATATGAAAGTGATGAAACAGTACAGTTGTATCTTAAGGATGTAGAAGCTTCTGTAGTTGTACCAAAATATCAACTTAAGGGAATAAAGAAGGTAAGTTTAAAGCCAAGTGAAGAAAAAGAAGTTAGTTTTGAGTTAACACCAAGGCAAATGGCACTTATAGACGATGAAGGTAAATGTATACTTGAACCTGGTTTATTTGAGGTATTCGTAGGTGGGAGCCAGCCAGATAAACGAAGCAAGGAACTCACTGGTGATTGTATGCAAAAGAGTGTCTTTAATGTCAAAGGGGAGAGTATAGTATTAGAATATTAAATATATAAGGTTTGTGTAAATCAAACTTTGGGTAGCTTTACAATGAATGTTGTACCTTGATTGATTTTACTTTCAACTGCTATTTCACCACGGACAAGCTCTACAATTCGTTTAACGATTGAAAGGCCAAGCCCATTACCTGGCGATGTGTGTGATCTATCGCCTTGATAAAATTTATCGAAAATATGCTTCAATGTATTATCATCCATGCCATTACCATCATTGCTTATTTTAAACGCAATATCATCAAGGGTTTCATGGCACTCGATTGTTATATTGCCATTATCCTTGGAGTTTTTTATTGCGTTTTCAATGAGATTTATCCAAAGATGTGAGAGCATCTCAATATTTCCAAAAATTTTAATAGCCTCTAAATTAAGGTTGATTTCTATATTCTTCCTGCTCCATTGATTTTCAAGAAGTATGATGCAATTTCTAATTTGTTCATCCAGTTCATATTCTGTTTGATCCGTAATAATTCGTTGATTTTCAAATTTGGTAAGGATCAGAATATTTGCAGACATATTAGTTAGCCTTTCAGATTCATTTATAATAATATCAGTGTATTCCTTTCGCTTTAAGGCTTCAAGATTATCATTTTGCAGTTGCTTTGCAAATCCACGAATTGAAACAATTGGTGTCTTAAATTCATGAGAAAAATTATTAATAAAATCATTACGAAACATTTCTATACTGCCTAGCTCTTCTGTCATATGATTAAAATTTCTAAGTAAATCCGCTATTTCTGATCTAGAGCTGAGTTCTTTTACACGAACGCTAAAATCTCCCGTAGATACTATTTTAGTTGCCTTAATCAGTTGATTAAGAGGTTTTAATATGTTTTCGCTTGCTACAGCTGAAATTGAAGTTCCTATAACTATGCTAACAAACAATGCAATTAACTGAGAAATAATTGGTGCAAGTACAGGAATTGAAAAAATACCAGCTGAATACAAAAAAAGAAAACATAACCATGTTAATAATCCTGCAGATATCATAATACAAAATACAAGAAATACCATTGTGATTTTTAGAGATTTTATTCTATTCATGCTTTTGTCACCGCCTTGTAACCAAGCCCGCGAACTGTAATAATTTCAAAATCAGGATTACATTTAAATCGGTCACGCAAACGATTTATGTGAACATCTACCGTGCGTTCATCCGTACCAGAGTTCATATCCCATATTTCATCCATCAAACTTCGCCTGGTAAAAATTTTATTTTGATAGGCCAACAATTTGTATAATAACATGAATTCTTTATTGGGTAATTCTGTAGTATTATCATTTTGAAAAACGGTAAGCGCATCATAATTCAAAATAGTTTTTCCAACTGTAAGTTTATGTTCATTTACGATTTTAGAGCGACGAAGTAGTGCTATAATTCGAAGAATCATCTCCTCCTCGTCAATAGGCTTAACCATATAATCATCTGTTCCTACAATAAAACCTTCCTTTTTATCAGCATGCGTTTCTTTAGCTGTTACCATTAATATTGGTAGAGTGTTGTTACAGCTACGTAGAGTTTGGGTTAATTCATAACCATTCATACGTGGCATCATAATATCGAGAACAATCAAATCAATATGATGATTATCCATTTTATCAAGCGCGTCTATGCCGTCACTAGCAAGAATAACTTCATAACCATTTTGAAGCAATACCTCTTCCATTAATTTTCTTGTATTTTTATCATCCTCTACAACCAAGATTTGAAACATTTGAAAGCCCCCTTCTTATCCTTACATTATGATAGTTTATCAATTTATTGTAAATAGGTTTTTTTGGATTTTTGATTCAGTTTACATTCAGTTAATATTAGTAATATATAATGAAAAGTATAATATAGAAGAAAGGAGTCTATTGAATGCTGATTCTTAAAAATATTGTAAAAGAATACACAGCAGGAAATACAAGGATAAAAGCCTTAAAAGGTATAAATATTGACTTCAGAGAAAATGAATTAGTATCTATATTGGGACCGCCAAATTGTGGGAAAACAACTATGTTGAACATTATTTGCGGTCTTGATATATATACAAGTGGTAATTTATCTATAAATGGAAAATCCACAAAGGAATTTTCAAATGGAGAATGGGACGCCTTTCGCAATAATTCTATTGGTTTGATGCTCCAAAGCTATAAGCTGATTTCACATGAGACTGTACTTGCAAATGTCGAGCTTACTTTGAAACTTTCGGGTGAAGCGAAGTTTGAGCGCAGGGAAAGGGCAATTACAGTTCTAAAAAAAGTTGGTATTTGTAACAAGTTTAATAAAAAGCCAAATAAAATGTCCTATGGTGAGATTAAGCGTGTTACAATTGCAAGGGCCCTTGTAAACAATCCAGATGTTTTGATTGCAGATGAGCCAACGGAAACGCTTGACTTAGAAACAAGTATAAAAATCATGGAAATCTTAAAAGAAATTTCAACGGATAAACTGGTTATCATGGTTACCGATGACTTGGAGATTGCACAGAAGTATTCAACAAGAATTATAAAACTTTTTGACGGTAATGTAATTTATGATTCTAATCCCTATCATGTGGTTGTAGAAAAGCCGACAAGAAATAAAAAAGGTAAAAAGACTTCTATGACTTTATTAACCGCTTTGTCCCTAAGTCTTAACAGTTTGATAAGCAAAAAAGGAAAGACTTTCATAACTTCATTTATTGCAAGCAGTGGTATTATAGGAATTGCACTTATTTTGTTGCTTTCAAGCGGTGCTACGACTTTCAGTATGAAAATTAGGTGTAAATTTATTGTATTTGCATTAATTTCACTTGTGGTATCTTTAATTAGTATTAGTACTAGCATATATATTTCTGTTTTGGGGAGGACTAAGGAGATAGGTGTATTACGTAGCATTGGTGTTTCGAGGAAAGATATTTTTCTTGTTTTTAATGCCGAAACACTTATTATTGGTTTTGTTTCCGATGTAATAGGTTTTTGCATTATATATGGTTTAGGGATTTTCAAATTGCCTGCGACTTCCTGGATGGTGATTGTTATAATCAGTATGGTAGTTCACCTTATGGCAGGCTTTATTCCTTCAATAATTGCAGCAAAGAAAGATTACTTTCTTGAGTTAAAAAATAGCTAATTAATATAAAAATTATCGAGACCATAGGTATTTGAACGAAAATATTTTATAATATAAAGGAGAGGAAATTATGTCTAAAGTAATAGGTATTGATTTAGGTACAACAAATTCTTGTGTGGCTGTAATGGAAGGGGGGGAGGCTGTCATAATCCCTAATGCAGAGGGTGGTCGCACAACTCCATCCATAATTGCATTTTCTAAAACGGGTGAACGTTTAATAGGTGAGCCTGCAAAACATCAGATAGTTACCAATCATGAGCGTACAATAAGTTCCATAAAGCGTGAAATGGGAAGTGACTACAGGGCTAATATTGATGGTAAGAAGTATTCACCACAAGAACTTTCTGCAATGATACTTCAAAAACTTAAAACTGATGCAGAAAGCTATCTGGGCGAAACTGTAAGTGATGCTGTAATTACAGTACCTGCATATTTCACAGATGCACAAAGGCAAGCAACTAAAGATGCAGGTAAAATTGCTGGATTAAATGTACAACGAATCATTAACGAGCCAACAGCTGCCGCAGTTGCTTATGGTGTAGATAAAGAAACACCTCAAAAAGTCATTGTGTACGATTTCGGAGGAGGCACATTTGATGTGTCTATTCTTGATATCAATAATGGAGTTATTGAAGTACTTGCTACTGCAGGAAATAATCGTTTAGGCGGTGATGATTTTGATAGCTGCGTGGTTGATTATCTTGCAGATGAATTTAAAAAGGAAAACCATTTTAATATTAAGAAAGACCCTACTGCTATGCAACGTGTAAAGGAAGCGGCAGAAATAGCAAAAGTTGAACTGAGCGGTATGACATCAACTGAGGTAAATCTTCCCTTTATCACTTCAAATAAGTCAGGTCCAGTACATATGAATATTACATTAACAAGGGCAAAATTTGATGAACTTACAATGAAACTTGTGGAGGCCACAATGGATCCGATGCATCAAGCAATGCGTGATTCTGGGCTCAGTATATCAGAAATCAGCAAGGTTTTACTTGTGGGAGGGTCTAGTCGTATTCCAGCAGTGCAAGCGAGCGTTAAAAAGTTTATAGGCAAAGAACCGTTTAAAGGTATTAATCCTGATGAATGTGTTGCTATGGGTGCTGCATTTCAAGGTGGAGTCCTTGTAGGTGTTGTAAAAGGCTTATTACTTTTGGATGTAACACCACTTTCTTTAGGGATCGAAACTATGGGAGGAGTTTTTTCAAGAATTATTGATCGTAACACAACTCTTCCAATAAAAAGGAGCCAAGTTTTCACTACAAGCGGTAATTTTCAAACATCTGTTGAAATTCATGTTTTGCAGGGCGAACGTGAAATGGCATCTCATAATAAAACATTAGGTAAATTTAAACTAAAAGGTATTCGCCGTGCATTAAGAGGAGTGCCACAAATTGAGGTATCATTTAGTATTGATGCAAATGGTATTGTAAATGTATCTGCAAAAGATTTGGGAACTGGCAAAGAACAAAATATTAATATTACTGCTACTTCAAACCTTAGTCAGTCTGAAATTGATCAAGCTATTCTTGATGCAAAGCAGTTTTCTAGCGAGGATGCAAAAAATAAAGAAGAAGCCACAATAAAAGATCAGGCGGAACAGTTAATTTATAAGGCATCAGTAGTTATGAAAAAGCTTGATAAAAATGATAGCTTAGTGATAAAAGAATCTGTTAAAAACACCAAGAAAGCATTGAAGAGCAAAGATAAAACTCAAATGGTTGAAGCTGTAAATGAGTTATCCAAAGTGTTAGAAGAAATGGATCAGAAAGGTCCACATGATGATATTTCAGATACCACAAGTAATAATGAAAAATAAAAGTTGTAGGTGAAGTATATAAATAAGGCGGGTGAAGAGTATGTTTGGTTATGTAGTGGTGAATGAGGATAAGTTAACAATTGAAGAAAAACAACAATATAGAGCATTTTATTGCGGATTATGTAAGACACTAGGAACACGTCACGGAATAACAAGCCGTTTCACACTTACTTATGACATGACTTTTCTTGTTTTGTTTCTTTCAGCACTTTATAAGACTGATACACAAATGCAAACTGAGAGATGCATCATCCATCCTTTGAAGCCACATGAATATTGCCATAATGAAATAATAGGGTATGGTGCTGACATGAATGTTGTACTTGCCTATTACAAGTTTCTTGACGATTGGACAGATGATAAAAATATACTCTCACTAAGTGCGGCAAAACTGTTTGAACGTCAATATAAGCGTATTGAAAGGCAATATCCAAATCAATGCAAGGTAATTTGCAAGTGTCTTTGCGAGCTTTATGAATTAGAAAAATCAGGAGAGCTTAACCCTGATGTTCCTGCAAAATGTTTTGGGGAACTAATGGGCGAAATTTTCGTTTTAAGGGAAGATGAATATGCGGATAAATTACGAACATTTGGAACATCACTTGGCAAATTTATTTATATAATGGATGGTTGTATGGATTTAAAGTCTGATATAAAAAATGAGCGATATAATCCGATGATGATGTCATCATCTGAAGAATTTTATGATATTTTAAATCTGCTTATGGCTGACTGTATTGAAAATTATAAAAGGTTACCAATTGATCAAAATAAGGGATTAATTGAAAATATTCTATATTCAGGTGTCTGGTCAAAGTATGAAGCAGAAAAAAACAAGACAAAAGGGGTGCACAAATAATGATATCAGATCCTTACGAAGTGCTTGGAGTTTCTTCAAATGATTCAAAAGAAGAAATTACTAAAGCTTATCGCAAACTAGCGAAAAAATACCATCCAGACTTGAATCAAGGAGATGCTGATGCCACAAGAAAAATGAGTGAGATTAACGCTGCTTACGAACAGATAAAAAGAGGGAAAACTACCCAAAACAGTAGCGGCGGAGATTACAGTGAGCAAAGTTCATACGGTAATAGGAACAGTTCTTATGGAGGAGAAGATCCATTTAGAGACTTCAACCCTTTTGAAGGATTTGGTTCTTTCAGTGGTGGTCAAAGGCAAAAACATGAATATTCCGAATTTGATTCGGTTGATAGCTATTTGAATGCAGGATACTTTAACGAAGCACTTAATGTTCTGGAGGCTATCACAACTAGGAATGCAAAGTGGTATTATTACAGCGCAATTGTAAATTCCGGTTTAGGCAACACAATTACAACACTAAATCACGCAAAAACAGCAGTGCAAATGGAACCAAACAATCTTGAATATCAAAGATTATTAAATCAAATACAAAATGGTGGTCGTGCGTATCAGCAGCAGAGTCAGGACTTTGGCATGCCAACAATAAGTTTAAATAGGATATGCTTAGGTCTTTGTTTAGCGAAACTGTTCTGTGGGTGCTGATGACGAAAATATTAATAAGGAGTGAATAGAATGGGAAATTTTAAAAACAAGTTAGCACAATTTATGTATGGAAGATATGGTACAGATCAATTGTACCTTGCTTTGATTGCTCTATATTTTGTTTTGATAGTTGCGAATGCTTTTATCAATTCTACTATTATAAGAGGAATTATGTTTGCTATTTTAATTTGGATTGTTTTTAGAGCATTGTCTCGAAATGTTTACAAAAGAAACATGGAAAATGAAAAATTTATGAAATTTTTTAAACCTATTAAATCAAAAGGGGCTTTTGAGATTCGAAGAATTAAAGAGATTAAAACACATCGTTTTCGCAAATGTCCACATTGCAAGAAGATGCTTCGTTTGAAACGATTGAGGGGAAAACATACAGTAAAATGTCCCAGTTGCAATAAGGAGTTTGAACTGCGAATTTTAGGGTAGATAAATTTAAGTTTAGTTACATATGATTAAGAAACTTATGGAAATGGGAATGAATGAAGTGTCCATTATTAAAATTAAAAATGTTTTAAAATAATAAAAGATCGGTACCAATAGTGTAGTTTAAAAAGAAGGTTCTGTTAGATTAGATTGGAACAAATAAAATGTTGCACAAAGGCATTTTATTTGTTTGCAGTCTTTTTTTTAATCATATAAGCAATATACAATATTATAACCCAAACTGGACACAAGTATAATGCATATACAAAATCAGGTAAGAAAGCCATAAGTATTACAATCATAGCCATAAATGCTATGGAAATATAATTTGAATAAGGAAAGAACGGAAGCTTAAATTCAAGCTTTTCAACTTCGACTGGACCAATTTTATTTCTAAATTTAATTTGAGTAATCATAATCATTGTCCAGTTGAGTATTCCTGCGATAGTTGCAATTGATATTAAATATAGAAATACCTTACCTGGTATTAGAAAATTTAATATAACTGCTATTGCTGTAAATAATGAGGAAACAAGTATTCCAACATAGGGAGTACCTCTTTTACTGACTTTTGCAAGTAT
Encoded here:
- a CDS encoding glycoside hydrolase family 3 C-terminal domain-containing protein; the encoded protein is MKVIPKYKNENLSFEQRAKDLVSKMTLFEKVSQMTYNSAAIDRLCIPSYNWWNEALHGVARAGVATMFPQAIGMAATFDEELIYQVACVISTEGRAKYNESQRKNDHDIYKGLTFWAPNINIFRDPRWGRGHETYGEDPYLTGRLGVAFIKGLQGNDKRYMKSAACAKHFAVHSGPEAKRHSFNAVVSKKDLRETYLPAFKEAVKEANVEAVMGAYNRTNGEPCCGSKTLLNDILRDEWGFKGHVTSDCWAIKDFHEGHGITSNAVESVALAVNNGCDLNCGNMYLNLYLAYKEGMVTEETIDKSVIRLMNTRMKLGMFDDPTNVPFAKIPYEKNDSKEHLELALDVSRRTMVLLKNEDNMLPLNKNKIKSIAVIGPNANSRDALIGNYYGTSSKYVTVLEGFQQVVNPDTRVYYAQGCHLFKDKVENLAMPEDRIVEAVSAAQRSDVVVMCLGLDANIEGEEGDDSNAQAGGDKMDLNLPGLQQKLLEEVYKTGKPIILVLLSGSALAINWADEHIPAIVQAWYPSAQGGNAIASLIFGEYSPSGKLPVTFYKSTQELPDFEDYAMKNRTYRYMENEALYPFGYGLSYSKFEYSNLRISKTEIEVNETVNLSVTVKNIGKYESDETVQLYLKDVEASVVVPKYQLKGIKKVSLKPSEEKEVSFELTPRQMALIDDEGKCILEPGLFEVFVGGSQPDKRSKELTGDCMQKSVFNVKGESIVLEY
- a CDS encoding sensor histidine kinase — protein: MNRIKSLKITMVFLVFCIMISAGLLTWLCFLFLYSAGIFSIPVLAPIISQLIALFVSIVIGTSISAVASENILKPLNQLIKATKIVSTGDFSVRVKELSSRSEIADLLRNFNHMTEELGSIEMFRNDFINNFSHEFKTPIVSIRGFAKQLQNDNLEALKRKEYTDIIINESERLTNMSANILILTKFENQRIITDQTEYELDEQIRNCIILLENQWSRKNIEINLNLEAIKIFGNIEMLSHLWINLIENAIKNSKDNGNITIECHETLDDIAFKISNDGNGMDDNTLKHIFDKFYQGDRSHTSPGNGLGLSIVKRIVELVRGEIAVESKINQGTTFIVKLPKV
- a CDS encoding response regulator transcription factor, which encodes MFQILVVEDDKNTRKLMEEVLLQNGYEVILASDGIDALDKMDNHHIDLIVLDIMMPRMNGYELTQTLRSCNNTLPILMVTAKETHADKKEGFIVGTDDYMVKPIDEEEMILRIIALLRRSKIVNEHKLTVGKTILNYDALTVFQNDNTTELPNKEFMLLYKLLAYQNKIFTRRSLMDEIWDMNSGTDERTVDVHINRLRDRFKCNPDFEIITVRGLGYKAVTKA
- a CDS encoding ABC transporter ATP-binding protein/permease codes for the protein MLILKNIVKEYTAGNTRIKALKGINIDFRENELVSILGPPNCGKTTMLNIICGLDIYTSGNLSINGKSTKEFSNGEWDAFRNNSIGLMLQSYKLISHETVLANVELTLKLSGEAKFERRERAITVLKKVGICNKFNKKPNKMSYGEIKRVTIARALVNNPDVLIADEPTETLDLETSIKIMEILKEISTDKLVIMVTDDLEIAQKYSTRIIKLFDGNVIYDSNPYHVVVEKPTRNKKGKKTSMTLLTALSLSLNSLISKKGKTFITSFIASSGIIGIALILLLSSGATTFSMKIRCKFIVFALISLVVSLISISTSIYISVLGRTKEIGVLRSIGVSRKDIFLVFNAETLIIGFVSDVIGFCIIYGLGIFKLPATSWMVIVIISMVVHLMAGFIPSIIAAKKDYFLELKNS
- the dnaK gene encoding molecular chaperone DnaK, whose translation is MSKVIGIDLGTTNSCVAVMEGGEAVIIPNAEGGRTTPSIIAFSKTGERLIGEPAKHQIVTNHERTISSIKREMGSDYRANIDGKKYSPQELSAMILQKLKTDAESYLGETVSDAVITVPAYFTDAQRQATKDAGKIAGLNVQRIINEPTAAAVAYGVDKETPQKVIVYDFGGGTFDVSILDINNGVIEVLATAGNNRLGGDDFDSCVVDYLADEFKKENHFNIKKDPTAMQRVKEAAEIAKVELSGMTSTEVNLPFITSNKSGPVHMNITLTRAKFDELTMKLVEATMDPMHQAMRDSGLSISEISKVLLVGGSSRIPAVQASVKKFIGKEPFKGINPDECVAMGAAFQGGVLVGVVKGLLLLDVTPLSLGIETMGGVFSRIIDRNTTLPIKRSQVFTTSGNFQTSVEIHVLQGEREMASHNKTLGKFKLKGIRRALRGVPQIEVSFSIDANGIVNVSAKDLGTGKEQNINITATSNLSQSEIDQAILDAKQFSSEDAKNKEEATIKDQAEQLIYKASVVMKKLDKNDSLVIKESVKNTKKALKSKDKTQMVEAVNELSKVLEEMDQKGPHDDISDTTSNNEK
- a CDS encoding DUF5685 family protein encodes the protein MFGYVVVNEDKLTIEEKQQYRAFYCGLCKTLGTRHGITSRFTLTYDMTFLVLFLSALYKTDTQMQTERCIIHPLKPHEYCHNEIIGYGADMNVVLAYYKFLDDWTDDKNILSLSAAKLFERQYKRIERQYPNQCKVICKCLCELYELEKSGELNPDVPAKCFGELMGEIFVLREDEYADKLRTFGTSLGKFIYIMDGCMDLKSDIKNERYNPMMMSSSEEFYDILNLLMADCIENYKRLPIDQNKGLIENILYSGVWSKYEAEKNKTKGVHK
- a CDS encoding DnaJ domain-containing protein produces the protein MISDPYEVLGVSSNDSKEEITKAYRKLAKKYHPDLNQGDADATRKMSEINAAYEQIKRGKTTQNSSGGDYSEQSSYGNRNSSYGGEDPFRDFNPFEGFGSFSGGQRQKHEYSEFDSVDSYLNAGYFNEALNVLEAITTRNAKWYYYSAIVNSGLGNTITTLNHAKTAVQMEPNNLEYQRLLNQIQNGGRAYQQQSQDFGMPTISLNRICLGLCLAKLFCGC
- a CDS encoding BRcat domain-containing protein, encoding MGNFKNKLAQFMYGRYGTDQLYLALIALYFVLIVANAFINSTIIRGIMFAILIWIVFRALSRNVYKRNMENEKFMKFFKPIKSKGAFEIRRIKEIKTHRFRKCPHCKKMLRLKRLRGKHTVKCPSCNKEFELRILG